From Phycisphaerae bacterium, one genomic window encodes:
- a CDS encoding HPr family phosphocarrier protein has translation MHARPVMRFVDIARQFQSRVVVKKGTCQVDGKNPMEMMLLEATKGTRLELLADGEDADGALGALAALIEGGFGEM, from the coding sequence TTGCACGCGCGACCCGTGATGAGGTTCGTGGATATCGCCCGGCAGTTCCAATCTCGAGTGGTCGTGAAGAAGGGCACCTGCCAGGTCGATGGAAAAAACCCGATGGAGATGATGCTCCTGGAAGCCACGAAAGGCACCAGACTGGAGCTGCTCGCGGACGGTGAGGACGCCGACGGGGCCCTCGGAGCCTTGGCGGCACTCATCGAAGGCGGCTTCGGCGAAATGTGA
- a CDS encoding M48 family metalloprotease: MKAYHKIKRTCHLVDIGLSLIYWGLWLALASPFVIWLDSWIDARWLALIVAALVMFGGRILLLLPLSYYDGFLLERRYDLTNQTPRSWLVFEIKGWLVQFVIGGILVAGLYALLWYSGRLWGLWVWIGVMLFSIGLAKVFPLVILPIFYPSKPLERPALAERLKALAGQAGMTLTGIFNLGLSAETKKANAMLAGLGSTRRVYLSDTLLDAFRDNQIAVVFAHELGHHIRKHIFKSIGLAAVVTSGLVALIRWRLNPFAGGPPDDWAGSIAGLAEVGMLLCLYPLVVGPVTYAISRHFERQADTDALRMTDDPGAFREAFELLRDMNLADPNPPRWEEIMFDDHPAMAKRIAMADEYARQKGQRG; the protein is encoded by the coding sequence GTGAAGGCTTACCACAAGATCAAGCGGACCTGCCACTTGGTTGACATCGGGCTCTCGCTGATCTACTGGGGGCTTTGGCTCGCCCTAGCCTCTCCTTTTGTCATCTGGCTGGACAGCTGGATCGACGCCCGGTGGCTCGCCCTTATCGTGGCGGCCCTGGTCATGTTTGGCGGGAGGATTCTGTTGCTGCTGCCGCTGAGCTACTACGACGGGTTTCTGCTGGAGCGACGATACGACCTGACCAACCAGACGCCGAGGAGTTGGCTAGTTTTTGAGATCAAGGGCTGGCTAGTGCAGTTCGTCATCGGGGGGATCCTGGTGGCAGGCTTGTACGCTCTGCTCTGGTACTCGGGTCGGCTTTGGGGTCTGTGGGTGTGGATCGGGGTCATGCTCTTCAGCATCGGCCTGGCCAAGGTTTTCCCGCTGGTCATTCTCCCGATTTTCTACCCGTCCAAGCCGCTGGAACGGCCGGCCCTGGCGGAACGTCTGAAAGCCCTGGCCGGGCAGGCCGGGATGACGCTGACCGGCATTTTCAACCTGGGTCTCAGCGCGGAGACCAAGAAGGCCAACGCCATGCTGGCGGGTCTCGGGTCGACCCGGCGCGTCTACCTGAGCGACACGTTGTTGGACGCCTTCCGGGACAACCAGATCGCAGTCGTGTTCGCTCACGAGCTCGGCCATCACATCCGCAAGCACATCTTCAAGAGTATCGGCCTGGCGGCCGTGGTGACGTCCGGTCTTGTGGCTCTCATCCGCTGGCGATTGAACCCGTTCGCGGGCGGCCCGCCCGACGACTGGGCAGGCTCGATCGCCGGGCTGGCCGAAGTCGGGATGCTGTTGTGTCTCTATCCGCTGGTGGTAGGCCCGGTCACATACGCGATCAGTCGGCATTTTGAACGTCAAGCAGACACCGACGCCCTGCGCATGACGGATGATCCAGGCGCATTCCGTGAGGCTTTCGAGCTGTTGCGGGACATGAATCTGGCCGACCCGAATCCACCGCGATGGGAGGAGATCATGTTCGACGATCATCCAGCCATGGCGAAGCGTATCGCCATGGCCGATGAATACGCCCGGCAGAAAGGCCAGCGGGGATAG
- the raiA gene encoding ribosome-associated translation inhibitor RaiA, whose protein sequence is MRLSVTGRHVDITDPMRQYAEDKASKLARFFDRIDRIDIIIDREQIQHSVEVVIHTDHKQSFVGQVAAGDFFEAIDLVIDKLSQQLRKHKDKLRHRRRSVKPGTKMTEDEVTEQAS, encoded by the coding sequence GTGCGGCTTTCCGTGACCGGGCGGCATGTCGATATCACCGACCCAATGAGACAATATGCCGAGGACAAGGCCTCGAAGTTGGCCCGCTTCTTCGACCGCATCGACCGTATCGATATCATCATTGATCGGGAGCAGATCCAGCATAGCGTCGAAGTCGTTATCCACACCGATCACAAGCAGTCCTTTGTGGGCCAGGTCGCGGCAGGTGACTTCTTCGAGGCAATCGACTTGGTCATCGACAAACTCAGCCAGCAGCTGCGAAAGCACAAAGATAAGCTCCGACACCGGAGACGTTCCGTGAAACCAGGTACGAAAATGACCGAAGATGAGGTGACGGAGCAGGCAAGCTGA
- a CDS encoding PTS sugar transporter subunit IIA, which yields MKLTDFIVTDAVIPDLQATDRNGVIREMVNAIASCIGLSEDEAAAVSKAVIQRENQGSTGFGKGVAVPHVRHAAIKGISATIARSSGGVDFAALDRAPVYIVVLLLSPPDNPDQHLASMENIFRHLQRDNFRRFLRQASTKEEIVDLIKEADELPAG from the coding sequence ATGAAGCTAACTGATTTTATCGTGACGGACGCCGTCATTCCCGACCTTCAGGCTACCGACCGGAACGGCGTGATCCGGGAAATGGTCAACGCCATCGCTTCATGCATCGGCCTGAGTGAGGACGAGGCGGCCGCCGTGAGCAAGGCCGTCATTCAGCGCGAGAACCAGGGCAGCACCGGCTTCGGCAAGGGTGTGGCCGTACCACACGTTCGCCACGCGGCCATCAAGGGCATCTCCGCCACGATCGCCCGATCGAGCGGCGGCGTGGACTTCGCCGCTCTGGATCGCGCTCCCGTGTACATCGTGGTGTTGCTGCTGAGTCCGCCCGATAACCCGGACCAGCATTTGGCGTCCATGGAGAACATTTTCCGCCATCTGCAACGCGATAATTTCCGGCGGTTCCTGCGGCAGGCGTCAACCAAGGAAGAGATCGTGGACCTGATCAAGGAGGCGGACGAGCTTCCCGCCGGATGA
- the ptsP gene encoding phosphoenolpyruvate--protein phosphotransferase — MEIKKGIPVSPGVAIATAVTLGAEEYRISHEPVAPEQVARELDRLNAAFEASLAELSSLRQTTAHQVGQDIAAIFDFHYGVMSQGRLREQMAALLTSHRYTAEYSVREIMRDYQRRFLNMEDELLRERVRDIRDIERRLLRHLCGGSGEDLAHLQDQVILVAHDLTPSQGANLSRTKVLALAMDTGGLTSHTAIVVRSMGIPAVMGLKDISQAVGDGDTVILDGTKGLAIIRPDPAMVEEYRREEQRMREVAVGLVELRDKPAVTIDGTRISLVANIEFPYEAALCLEKGAEGVGLYRTEFLYLRSETEPTEQEHCEAYYSVVRAMKGRPIIIRTLDLGADKYTRQQATEPERNPFLGLRSIRYCLQNLDLFKIQLRAILRASAEGDVRIMFPLISGLMELRQGKMALGDAMEDLEEMGVPFRRDIPVGIMVETPGAAIQIREFMREVDFLSIGSNDLIQYTLAVDRNNERVAPLYTASHPAVLHTLREVIQKANRAGVPCSLCGEMAGEPLYTLFLIGIGLRQFSMASNDIPEIKRIIRSTTVARAERIARKALSYETDRLVSNYLRDEVRKVAPESL, encoded by the coding sequence ATGGAGATCAAGAAAGGCATCCCTGTCTCGCCCGGCGTTGCGATCGCGACCGCGGTCACGCTCGGCGCCGAGGAATACCGGATATCCCACGAGCCCGTGGCCCCGGAACAGGTTGCCCGCGAACTGGATCGCCTCAACGCCGCTTTCGAGGCCTCCCTCGCCGAACTCAGCAGCCTGCGGCAGACCACCGCCCACCAGGTCGGCCAGGACATCGCCGCCATCTTCGACTTCCACTACGGCGTCATGAGCCAGGGACGGCTCCGCGAGCAGATGGCCGCCCTCCTGACCTCCCACCGCTATACCGCCGAGTACAGCGTTCGGGAAATCATGCGCGACTACCAGCGGCGGTTCCTCAACATGGAGGACGAACTGCTTCGGGAACGGGTCCGCGATATCCGCGATATCGAACGTAGGCTGCTGCGGCACCTGTGCGGCGGGTCCGGGGAAGACCTCGCCCACCTCCAGGATCAGGTCATCCTCGTGGCCCACGATCTGACCCCGTCCCAAGGGGCAAACCTCAGCCGGACCAAGGTCCTTGCCCTGGCGATGGACACCGGCGGCCTGACCTCCCATACCGCCATCGTCGTGCGGTCCATGGGCATTCCCGCGGTCATGGGTCTCAAGGACATCTCTCAGGCCGTCGGCGACGGGGACACCGTGATCCTCGACGGCACCAAGGGCCTGGCCATCATCCGACCCGACCCGGCGATGGTCGAAGAGTACCGCCGCGAAGAACAGCGAATGAGGGAGGTGGCGGTCGGCCTCGTCGAACTGCGCGACAAGCCCGCAGTGACAATCGACGGAACCCGGATCTCGCTGGTCGCTAATATCGAGTTCCCCTACGAGGCCGCCCTCTGTCTCGAAAAAGGGGCCGAAGGCGTCGGCCTCTACCGGACCGAGTTCCTCTACCTGCGAAGCGAAACCGAACCCACCGAGCAGGAGCATTGCGAGGCCTACTACTCCGTGGTCCGGGCTATGAAGGGGCGGCCAATCATCATCCGCACCCTCGACCTCGGCGCCGATAAGTACACCCGCCAGCAGGCCACCGAGCCGGAACGCAACCCGTTCCTCGGTCTCCGATCCATCCGCTATTGCCTCCAGAACCTCGACCTGTTCAAGATCCAGTTGCGGGCCATCCTGCGGGCGTCGGCCGAGGGCGACGTCCGGATCATGTTCCCCCTGATCTCGGGCTTGATGGAACTCCGGCAGGGCAAAATGGCCCTGGGCGACGCGATGGAAGACCTCGAGGAAATGGGCGTGCCATTCCGCCGTGATATCCCCGTCGGTATCATGGTGGAAACACCGGGGGCAGCCATTCAGATTCGCGAGTTTATGCGCGAGGTGGATTTCCTCAGCATCGGGTCGAACGATCTGATCCAGTATACCCTGGCCGTGGACCGCAACAACGAGCGGGTGGCCCCCTTGTACACCGCTTCACACCCGGCCGTGCTCCACACCCTGAGAGAGGTCATCCAGAAGGCAAACCGAGCCGGCGTGCCGTGCAGCCTGTGCGGGGAAATGGCCGGCGAACCGCTGTACACCCTGTTCCTGATCGGAATCGGGCTGCGGCAGTTCTCCATGGCCTCCAACGATATCCCGGAGATCAAGAGAATCATCCGCTCGACAACCGTCGCCCGCGCCGAGCG